In Phycisphaerae bacterium, the following proteins share a genomic window:
- a CDS encoding FtsW/RodA/SpoVE family cell cycle protein: MFRLESRPSASSTTITITAAALMGLGVVMVFSASASLTSPPIIQDVLKNPSVRQAMFTVVALVALLMVGLCPYHSWRIRPGAWWQPTILLLLLSAGLLVLVLIPGVGETRKGAQRWLPLGPSALGLGFQPSEIAKVSVVVFFAAYCAWLGERIQRFWSGFLPSVLLLGLFAGLVGIEDFGTAALIAVVGFGIILAAGARWWHLGLMLLPAVPGAIYLITAKAYRMQRVLSFLDPEADPQGAGYHQIQSLVTIASGGWWGKGLGGGIQKYGYLPEGRTDFIFSVICEELGIVGGIMVIALFAVLLWQGKRAMESAPTEFGRLLALGATLTIGFQAAMNIAVVTVSVPTKGIGLPFVSAGGTGVIFFSILVGMLVNVARHREPVDQSVPSTAGYCEGTTGGGLGAEDASSEQGNPSSHNSSMVPA; the protein is encoded by the coding sequence ATGTTTCGGCTTGAAAGCCGCCCATCCGCCAGCAGCACCACCATCACGATCACGGCGGCCGCGCTGATGGGGCTGGGCGTCGTTATGGTGTTCTCTGCAAGCGCGAGCCTCACCTCCCCGCCAATCATTCAGGACGTTCTGAAGAACCCGTCGGTTCGGCAGGCGATGTTCACGGTCGTTGCTTTGGTGGCGCTGCTCATGGTCGGGCTTTGTCCTTATCACTCCTGGCGCATTCGCCCCGGTGCGTGGTGGCAGCCGACAATCTTGCTGTTGCTGTTGTCAGCGGGCCTGCTGGTGCTCGTCTTGATACCGGGTGTCGGCGAGACGCGCAAGGGCGCGCAGCGATGGCTGCCGCTGGGCCCGTCGGCGCTCGGACTGGGCTTTCAGCCTTCCGAAATTGCGAAAGTGTCCGTAGTTGTTTTCTTTGCAGCGTATTGCGCCTGGCTGGGTGAACGGATTCAACGGTTCTGGTCGGGCTTTCTTCCGAGTGTGTTGCTATTAGGGCTGTTCGCGGGATTGGTGGGCATCGAGGATTTTGGGACCGCCGCGCTGATCGCCGTCGTCGGCTTTGGCATCATTCTGGCGGCAGGAGCGAGGTGGTGGCATCTCGGGTTGATGCTCCTGCCGGCCGTGCCCGGTGCGATATACCTCATTACCGCCAAGGCGTATCGGATGCAGCGCGTGCTGTCTTTTCTGGATCCGGAGGCCGATCCACAGGGAGCGGGCTATCACCAGATTCAATCACTCGTGACGATCGCGTCGGGCGGATGGTGGGGCAAGGGCCTTGGGGGTGGCATCCAAAAATACGGATATCTCCCGGAGGGCAGGACCGATTTCATCTTCTCCGTGATCTGCGAGGAACTGGGCATCGTCGGCGGCATCATGGTTATCGCATTGTTCGCAGTCCTGCTCTGGCAGGGTAAGCGGGCGATGGAATCCGCTCCGACGGAGTTCGGCAGACTGCTCGCGCTGGGCGCGACCCTCACGATTGGCTTCCAGGCGGCGATGAACATCGCGGTCGTCACGGTGTCGGTACCGACAAAGGGCATCGGGTTGCCGTTTGTGTCGGCGGGCGGAACGGGGGTCATTTTCTTCAGCATCCTCGTCGGCATGCTGGTAAACGTTGCACGACATCGTGAGCCGGTGGATCAGTCCGTGCCCTCCACGGCAGGTTACTGTGAGGGAACGACCGGCGGCGGCCTTGGGGCCGAAGACGCCTCGTCTGAACAAGGCAATCCAAGTTCGCACAATTCGAGTATGGTGCCCGCGTGA
- a CDS encoding LysM peptidoglycan-binding domain-containing protein: MTKETKIGLLVGLSFIILFAIILSKKGPSTSRSTSALTLADAGISDTAAKPTTARPLDRAGKVAVERLLPTPISSDNNPPVGSVGMIEEPVGRPIPDEDQPIEPLPASVVSRLNLPVIETEVPIDTEDVDDESAALASSVVSALNGDSSAGDSGAALGSARHDAGSASIDMGRSNESIRSSRVPSAANSSLTSNADSGVNTARGDTPRNELAAAAPAKPIRIIAVHEVQAGESLGKIAAKHYGRATPARIDAIFNANRDQLESVNAVKVATKLNIPLLEGEYANMFEPVAGTAPPPIQGGRTGNPVMDRSITGSGQPSSRRDDAVRIPPPIIDRGESNGSSRTSGMPTPGIDSRQAPSNPGETSKPASVVAPFVWYEVREKDTLSKIAKHQLGNEKLYREIYRMNQDILPDQHKLKPGLKIRLPMPADKPPVTSSSVTTRMAGDSLSGD; encoded by the coding sequence GTGACCAAGGAAACAAAAATCGGTCTGTTGGTCGGACTGTCCTTCATCATTCTCTTCGCCATTATTCTGTCAAAGAAAGGCCCGAGCACGTCGCGATCCACGTCTGCGCTGACGTTGGCGGACGCCGGTATTTCTGACACGGCGGCGAAGCCCACAACGGCGCGACCGTTGGACCGGGCCGGAAAGGTTGCCGTTGAGCGCCTGCTTCCGACGCCGATCTCATCGGACAACAATCCGCCGGTCGGTTCGGTCGGCATGATTGAGGAGCCGGTGGGACGACCGATTCCGGACGAGGATCAGCCGATCGAGCCGCTGCCCGCTTCGGTGGTCAGTCGCTTGAATCTGCCGGTGATCGAGACCGAAGTGCCGATCGACACGGAGGACGTCGACGACGAGTCCGCGGCTTTGGCGAGCTCGGTTGTCTCGGCACTCAATGGCGATTCGAGTGCCGGCGATTCCGGAGCGGCGCTCGGTTCGGCGCGCCACGATGCCGGATCCGCCTCGATCGACATGGGCCGATCGAACGAATCAATCCGATCCTCGCGAGTTCCTTCGGCTGCGAACAGCAGCCTTACCTCAAATGCGGACAGCGGCGTGAACACGGCTCGCGGTGACACTCCCCGGAATGAACTCGCGGCTGCTGCCCCGGCCAAGCCGATCAGAATCATCGCCGTGCATGAGGTTCAGGCGGGCGAAAGCCTCGGCAAGATCGCCGCGAAGCACTATGGCCGGGCGACTCCGGCACGCATCGACGCCATTTTCAATGCAAACCGGGATCAGCTTGAATCGGTCAATGCGGTTAAGGTTGCAACGAAGCTGAACATTCCTTTGCTCGAAGGCGAGTATGCGAATATGTTCGAGCCGGTCGCCGGCACCGCGCCACCGCCGATACAGGGCGGTCGCACCGGCAATCCGGTTATGGACCGCAGCATTACGGGTTCAGGGCAACCGAGCAGCCGACGTGATGATGCCGTGAGGATTCCCCCGCCGATCATTGATCGCGGCGAGAGCAATGGCTCAAGCCGCACTTCGGGCATGCCGACGCCGGGGATTGATTCCCGTCAGGCGCCGAGTAATCCGGGAGAGACATCGAAGCCGGCCAGCGTCGTGGCTCCGTTCGTCTGGTACGAAGTTCGTGAGAAAGATACGCTGAGCAAGATTGCCAAGCATCAGCTTGGAAATGAAAAGCTGTATCGTGAAATCTATCGCATGAACCAGGATATTCTCCCGGATCAGCACAAACTCAAGCCGGGACTGAAGATCCGTTTGCCGATGCCGGCTGACAAGCCGCCTGTGACAAGCTCGAGCGTGACAACACGGATGGCGGGTGACTCGCTGTCGGGCGATTGA
- a CDS encoding UDP-N-acetylmuramoyl-L-alanyl-D-glutamate--2,6-diaminopimelate ligase produces the protein MTTTSSPAAVDALPHPTQSLAELLRRGLGMHVDDLHLSEIRITDICSDSRLARPGSLFVAIPGSKGDGAAYIADATARGAVAVVVDRELGAPHGAHVVRVPCAREAVSRLASHFFGLDEIQSRNEMSVVGVTGTNGKSTIAYMLRAILKAAGRPAALFGTIEYDLVSRRIGAALTTPDPIELVRHLVEAHRAGARHAVMEVSSHSLDQRRTAGIRFATGVFTNLTQDHLDYHGTMAAYAEAKQRLFRSLAADAAAVVNTDDAAGEFMLEHCRSRIIRYGIDSGDLRAESVVASRDGCRFRIFHEGQRADATIALAGRHNVYNALAAVGASRSLGLDMPVVLRGLASLERVPGRLQRVETGTLGFDVYVDYAHTDDALRNVLVALRPLTKGRLCCVFGCGGDRDRTKRPRMAQAVAEFSDAFIITSDNPRTEDPLAIIADIESGLTAEARIRGVTEPDRATAIDLAVRRLRQGDVLLIAGKGHEDYQIIGTEKIHFDDAEVAAAAIERVSMGQA, from the coding sequence ATGACCACCACATCATCGCCGGCCGCCGTTGACGCACTGCCTCATCCGACTCAGTCGCTCGCGGAATTACTGCGGCGCGGTTTAGGCATGCACGTCGACGATCTGCATCTTTCTGAGATTCGCATTACAGACATATGCAGTGACTCACGCCTGGCACGGCCTGGCTCGCTGTTCGTCGCCATCCCGGGAAGCAAAGGCGATGGCGCCGCATACATCGCGGATGCGACAGCGCGAGGAGCGGTGGCGGTTGTCGTCGATCGCGAACTCGGCGCGCCGCACGGAGCGCATGTGGTTCGAGTGCCTTGCGCGCGGGAGGCAGTTTCCCGGCTGGCATCGCATTTCTTCGGTCTGGATGAGATTCAATCACGAAATGAAATGAGCGTGGTCGGCGTGACCGGCACGAACGGCAAGAGCACCATCGCGTACATGTTGCGGGCGATACTGAAGGCGGCGGGTCGGCCGGCGGCGTTATTCGGAACCATCGAATATGACCTTGTTTCGCGAAGGATCGGCGCGGCGTTGACGACGCCGGATCCGATCGAACTGGTGCGGCATCTGGTCGAGGCGCACCGGGCCGGCGCACGGCATGCAGTGATGGAGGTCTCATCGCACAGTCTGGATCAGCGCCGTACCGCAGGAATTCGCTTTGCAACCGGCGTGTTTACAAACCTGACTCAGGATCACCTTGACTACCACGGGACGATGGCGGCGTATGCGGAAGCCAAACAGCGGCTGTTCCGATCGCTGGCCGCAGACGCGGCGGCCGTGGTGAATACGGATGACGCGGCCGGTGAGTTCATGCTGGAACACTGTCGCAGCCGGATCATCCGATACGGCATCGACTCCGGCGACCTGCGCGCCGAGAGTGTGGTGGCATCGCGCGACGGCTGTCGGTTTCGCATCTTTCACGAGGGGCAGCGAGCCGATGCGACGATCGCTCTGGCCGGCCGCCATAATGTTTACAATGCGCTCGCGGCCGTGGGAGCATCGCGGTCGCTTGGTTTGGATATGCCGGTGGTGCTGCGCGGTCTGGCATCGCTGGAACGGGTGCCGGGGCGGTTGCAGCGTGTGGAAACCGGAACGCTGGGTTTTGACGTATACGTGGATTATGCGCACACCGATGACGCGCTTCGGAATGTCCTGGTCGCGCTGCGGCCATTGACAAAGGGGCGATTGTGCTGCGTCTTCGGCTGCGGGGGCGATCGCGATCGAACAAAACGGCCGCGGATGGCGCAGGCGGTCGCTGAATTCAGTGACGCGTTCATAATCACCAGCGATAATCCCCGCACGGAGGATCCGCTGGCGATTATCGCGGACATCGAGAGCGGCCTGACGGCAGAGGCCCGAATTCGTGGCGTGACGGAGCCGGACCGTGCGACGGCCATCGATCTGGCGGTGAGGCGTCTTCGCCAGGGGGATGTGCTGTTGATCGCCGGCAAGGGGCACGAGGACTACCAGATCATCGGTACGGAGAAGATTCACTTCGACGACGCGGAAGTCGCGGCCGCTGCGATCGAACGGGTCTCAATGGGCCAGGCTTGA
- the rsmH gene encoding 16S rRNA (cytosine(1402)-N(4))-methyltransferase RsmH, protein MSGDEWSGEEWSADDAEALADADTAAVGDGTADSGHIPVLPAEIIDLLSNVGRRVIVDCTLGLGGHSRMLLEHAPHLQVIGVDRDAANLSLAREQLAAFGDRVRFIHANFAELAGVLNAFGVKRVDGILADLGFSSNQMADPQRGLSFERDGPLDMRLDQQERTTAADLVNTLGEGELSDLLYFQSQERHSRKIAKRICQVRRQGRLNSTVELARLIASAVGESAEGRRGKIHPATRTFMALRMAVNRETESLRSLLQTAPDLLATGGRIVVISFHSVEDRIVKDDFRERARSGVYRLVTRKPLVADDQERTLNRRSRSAKLRCAERLVT, encoded by the coding sequence ATGTCTGGTGACGAGTGGTCCGGTGAGGAATGGAGCGCCGACGATGCGGAGGCGCTCGCGGACGCGGATACGGCGGCCGTTGGTGACGGGACGGCCGATTCGGGCCACATCCCCGTATTGCCCGCGGAAATCATCGACCTGCTTTCGAATGTGGGGCGGCGAGTGATCGTGGATTGCACGCTGGGACTCGGCGGACATTCGCGGATGCTTCTGGAGCATGCCCCGCATTTGCAGGTGATCGGAGTCGATCGGGACGCGGCCAATCTGTCGCTTGCCAGGGAACAGTTGGCGGCCTTCGGCGATCGAGTGCGGTTTATTCACGCAAATTTTGCCGAGTTGGCGGGCGTGCTGAATGCGTTCGGCGTGAAGCGGGTGGACGGAATACTGGCTGATCTTGGATTCAGCAGCAATCAGATGGCGGATCCCCAGCGAGGGCTGAGTTTCGAACGGGATGGACCGCTGGATATGCGCCTGGATCAGCAGGAACGGACGACCGCGGCCGATCTGGTCAATACGCTGGGCGAAGGCGAACTTTCAGACTTACTTTATTTTCAGAGTCAGGAACGTCACAGCCGAAAAATTGCAAAGCGGATCTGTCAGGTTCGCCGTCAGGGGCGACTGAACAGCACGGTGGAGTTGGCGCGGCTGATCGCGTCGGCCGTCGGCGAGAGTGCCGAAGGCCGCCGGGGAAAAATACACCCCGCGACGCGAACATTCATGGCGCTTCGGATGGCGGTCAATCGTGAAACGGAATCTCTCCGTTCACTGCTTCAGACGGCGCCAGATCTGCTGGCGACTGGCGGCAGGATCGTGGTGATCAGCTTTCACAGCGTCGAGGATCGAATTGTCAAGGATGACTTTCGAGAGCGCGCTCGATCCGGCGTTTACCGGCTGGTTACGCGGAAGCCGCTGGTGGCAGATGACCAAGAGCGCACGCTGAATCGGCGCAGTCGGTCGGCCAAGTTGCGATGCGCTGAACGCCTGGTGACGTGA
- the mraY gene encoding phospho-N-acetylmuramoyl-pentapeptide-transferase yields the protein MGTVCLLYHLLNHFYPGNYGYQNPLFRGTIAILIAFMISWWCGPAVVRMLIRKKCGDVPDFDHKALNELTQHKANVPTMGGVLILFAIVSAVSLLANLTVFYIHMAGLCLLWLGMLGFWDDWVKLTSKGKEGGRDGLKSYQKLLFQLGLGVILGYFIYQRGEANFDGSGLDTYRVLTIPFMKANLDSPIVLPAWLFLIVTILVITGTSNAVNLTDGMDGLASGCMIMCCLVFMLLSYAVGDERVARYLQFSHIPEAGELAVLCGAMIGACLGFLWYNAAPAQVFMGDTGSLPLGGLIGFVAIVIRQELLLFIVGGVFVMEALSVILQVGFFKLTKTPNSPGKRLFLVAPIHHHFHLKGWKETQVVVRFWIMAALFAVIALATTKMR from the coding sequence TTGGGAACCGTCTGCTTGCTCTATCACCTGCTAAATCACTTCTATCCGGGAAACTACGGTTATCAGAATCCGCTGTTTCGCGGAACGATCGCGATTCTCATCGCCTTCATGATTTCCTGGTGGTGCGGACCGGCCGTGGTTCGCATGCTGATCAGGAAGAAATGCGGCGATGTTCCCGATTTCGATCACAAGGCACTGAACGAACTCACTCAGCACAAGGCCAATGTTCCGACGATGGGCGGCGTGCTGATCCTCTTCGCGATCGTCTCCGCCGTTTCGTTGCTTGCCAATTTGACGGTGTTTTACATTCATATGGCGGGGCTGTGTCTTCTCTGGCTCGGCATGCTCGGATTCTGGGATGACTGGGTCAAACTGACGTCAAAAGGCAAGGAGGGCGGCCGCGACGGTCTGAAGTCCTATCAGAAGCTGCTCTTTCAATTGGGGCTTGGGGTCATCCTGGGTTATTTCATCTATCAACGCGGCGAAGCGAACTTTGACGGATCGGGTCTCGATACCTATCGCGTCCTGACGATTCCGTTCATGAAGGCAAACCTCGATTCGCCGATTGTTCTCCCGGCGTGGCTGTTCCTGATTGTGACCATTCTGGTCATCACCGGCACTTCCAATGCCGTGAATCTGACGGATGGCATGGATGGGCTGGCATCGGGTTGCATGATTATGTGCTGTCTGGTGTTCATGCTCCTGTCCTACGCGGTTGGGGACGAGCGTGTGGCACGCTATCTCCAGTTTTCGCATATTCCGGAAGCCGGAGAACTGGCGGTGCTGTGCGGCGCGATGATCGGAGCCTGCCTGGGCTTCCTCTGGTACAATGCCGCGCCGGCCCAGGTTTTCATGGGGGACACGGGGTCTCTGCCGCTCGGCGGACTGATCGGTTTCGTCGCCATTGTGATTCGCCAGGAGTTGCTGCTTTTCATTGTGGGCGGCGTCTTCGTGATGGAGGCGCTGTCGGTAATTCTTCAGGTGGGTTTCTTCAAGCTCACAAAGACACCGAATTCGCCCGGGAAGCGCCTGTTCCTCGTGGCGCCGATTCATCACCATTTTCACCTGAAGGGCTGGAAGGAGACGCAGGTGGTGGTGCGGTTCTGGATCATGGCCGCATTGTTCGCGGTGATCGCACTGGCAACCACAAAAATGCGATAG
- a CDS encoding penicillin-binding protein 2: MRPRKKNLAGQVVIGGVLLVMVALMGRLVYISAHDGPRLIARGERQQTSQIPISQRRGLIVDCRGRIIAGTTLRRSVFVDPAVLPDVAAAGQTLADILDVDVGEIVPDLMNAGDKRFFVIKRGITEEQSQRISQSNIYGLGVFSEPYRTYPMNEVAGALVGFVAPDGIGVSGLEFQCDRWLRGQNGVKSVVRDARRKAFYLAEGGYRPARDGFHVVLTIDAEIQAHAERELLETVTKYKAESAVAVVIHPQTGAILAMANAPSFDPNHYRDYGTQLYRNRALTDPYEPGSTFKPFIASAALHEKVVRLGEVFDCEGGTWQDGPRTLHDHHAYNYLSFEEVLIKSSNIGMGKIGKRLGNQRLHEYCRLFGFGEKTGIDLLGEDSGKVRPLARWNGYSTTSVPMGQEISVTPLQLARAYCVFANGGKLVKPYVVRAVMDATGQVVSDFTPEPPEEPVMSPEVLTLMKDKILVEVVRMAATQSAKLPNYTVFGKTGTAQIAKKGGGGFVPNSYVSSFVGGAPAKDPQLIVLVAVRKPQKSIGYYGAVVAAPTAARILSHSLAYLGVPAEAPSDEPVNASNGRLTPLTEVAIDDVPFED; this comes from the coding sequence GTGCGGCCGCGAAAGAAGAATCTCGCCGGACAGGTCGTGATTGGCGGCGTGTTGCTGGTGATGGTCGCGTTGATGGGGCGGCTGGTGTACATCAGCGCCCACGATGGCCCGCGGCTGATCGCGCGTGGCGAACGGCAGCAGACCTCTCAGATACCCATTTCGCAGCGCCGTGGACTGATTGTCGATTGCCGCGGCCGGATTATCGCGGGAACAACCCTGCGTCGAAGCGTGTTTGTCGATCCGGCGGTTCTGCCGGATGTCGCGGCGGCGGGTCAAACGCTTGCCGACATTCTGGATGTTGATGTGGGCGAGATTGTCCCGGACCTGATGAACGCCGGCGACAAGCGGTTCTTCGTCATCAAACGCGGCATCACCGAAGAACAGTCGCAACGTATTTCCCAGTCGAACATCTACGGACTTGGTGTTTTCAGCGAGCCCTATCGAACCTATCCCATGAATGAGGTCGCCGGCGCGCTGGTGGGATTCGTGGCGCCGGACGGCATCGGCGTGAGTGGCCTGGAGTTTCAGTGCGATCGGTGGCTTCGCGGACAGAACGGTGTGAAATCAGTTGTTCGTGACGCTCGTCGGAAGGCATTTTATCTTGCCGAGGGCGGATATCGGCCCGCACGCGATGGCTTTCATGTCGTGCTCACGATTGACGCGGAAATTCAGGCGCACGCCGAGCGCGAGCTGCTCGAGACGGTCACCAAGTACAAGGCCGAAAGCGCCGTGGCCGTAGTGATCCATCCGCAGACCGGCGCAATCCTCGCGATGGCGAATGCGCCAAGTTTCGATCCGAATCACTACCGCGACTACGGCACACAGCTCTATCGCAACAGGGCGCTGACCGATCCATACGAACCGGGCAGTACGTTCAAGCCATTCATTGCCTCGGCGGCACTTCACGAGAAAGTGGTCCGGTTGGGAGAAGTATTTGATTGCGAGGGCGGAACCTGGCAGGACGGTCCGCGTACGCTTCACGACCACCATGCCTACAACTATCTCTCGTTCGAGGAGGTGCTGATCAAGTCCAGCAACATCGGGATGGGCAAAATCGGCAAGCGTCTTGGCAACCAGCGGCTCCATGAATATTGCCGGCTGTTCGGGTTCGGTGAGAAGACCGGCATCGACCTGCTGGGTGAGGACTCAGGCAAAGTGCGTCCGCTCGCTCGCTGGAATGGGTACTCGACGACCAGCGTGCCGATGGGGCAAGAGATCAGTGTGACGCCGTTGCAACTGGCCCGTGCGTATTGCGTTTTCGCGAACGGCGGCAAGCTGGTGAAGCCGTATGTGGTTCGCGCCGTGATGGATGCGACGGGACAAGTGGTGTCCGATTTTACGCCGGAACCGCCGGAGGAGCCTGTGATGTCTCCGGAAGTTCTAACGCTGATGAAAGACAAAATCCTGGTGGAGGTTGTTCGCATGGCGGCGACGCAATCCGCGAAACTGCCGAACTACACCGTATTTGGCAAGACCGGTACGGCCCAGATTGCGAAGAAAGGCGGAGGCGGATTCGTCCCCAATTCGTATGTCAGCTCTTTTGTCGGTGGGGCTCCGGCGAAGGATCCGCAGCTCATCGTGCTTGTCGCGGTCCGAAAGCCGCAGAAGAGCATCGGCTATTACGGCGCGGTCGTCGCCGCGCCAACGGCCGCTCGGATTCTTTCACACTCCCTGGCATACCTCGGAGTCCCGGCGGAGGCGCCGAGCGACGAGCCGGTGAATGCATCGAACGGACGTTTGACTCCGCTGACGGAAGTCGCGATCGACGACGTTCCATTCGAGGACTGA
- a CDS encoding glycosyltransferase family 2 protein: MRVLITIPVFNEEKYVADVLRRISEHGHDVLVVDDGSTDSTPDILKSTSGIQVVRHPENRGYGQSLITAFCFAAKKHYDWVITIDCDDQHEPALIPNFVERAARDDVDIVSGSRYLVELPGNTEAPSDRRRINMQITAILNDRLGLQLTDSFCGFKAYRVSALERLCLNIPGYAFPLQFWVQARSANLRICELPVPLVYVDPNRHFGGMLDDPAARLRHYLDVFDEEMSRAGDCHDPRTVTCRAGDCE, translated from the coding sequence ATGCGCGTGTTAATTACGATTCCGGTGTTCAATGAAGAAAAATACGTCGCTGACGTCCTACGGCGGATTTCCGAGCATGGCCACGATGTGCTGGTGGTGGATGACGGATCAACCGACTCCACGCCGGACATTCTGAAATCGACATCCGGGATCCAGGTCGTCCGGCATCCCGAAAATCGCGGTTACGGCCAAAGCCTGATTACCGCGTTTTGCTTCGCGGCGAAGAAGCACTATGACTGGGTCATTACGATAGACTGCGACGACCAGCATGAACCGGCGCTGATTCCAAATTTCGTCGAACGCGCAGCTCGAGATGACGTGGACATCGTTTCCGGTTCGCGGTATCTCGTGGAGTTGCCGGGCAATACCGAGGCGCCGAGCGATCGACGCCGGATCAATATGCAGATTACCGCTATTTTGAACGACCGTCTCGGCCTGCAGCTGACGGACTCGTTCTGCGGCTTCAAGGCGTATCGCGTCTCGGCACTGGAGCGCCTGTGTCTGAACATTCCCGGTTATGCATTTCCGCTGCAATTCTGGGTGCAGGCGCGGTCCGCCAACCTGCGAATCTGTGAACTGCCCGTGCCGCTCGTCTATGTTGATCCGAACCGTCATTTCGGCGGCATGCTCGATGATCCCGCTGCCCGCTTGAGGCACTACCTGGATGTGTTCGACGAGGAAATGAGTCGCGCGGGGGACTGCCACGATCCACGCACGGTGACCTGTCGCGCGGGGGACTGCGAATGA
- a CDS encoding UDP-N-acetylmuramoyl-tripeptide--D-alanyl-D-alanine ligase has product MKPLTLQEMCKAIGGRVYGEIKFPRVTSVTTDSRSLQPESLFFAIKGDHFDGHDFVEEVLRKGATAAVVSDARRYPEPLRTTGRLIEVDDTTIALGRLASWYRRQIPAQVVAVFGSNGKTTTKDMIHAVLSSRKRGKAAAASFNNHIGVPITLLSAEPSDEYLVVEIGTNHPGEIASLARIAAPDMAIVTSIGEEHLEGFGDLEGVAAEEFSFLPFMQGRPFVAMSDQAAEFAPSGRARDPNRTMIVYGTSETCDLRATDISQGMHGQDFLVNGRFEYHVPLIGRHNVLNSMAAIAIGQRFRVEQADIAAALNGFVAPKMRMQGVQQGSLYLINDAYNANPSSMKAAIEALDAIARPGRRVLVLGDMRELGEQSTRCHQKVGREAGTSSANVIVTVGNMARVMADGATSAAGTSKRIYPFPTIESLMDKLPDLLEPGDNVLLKASRGTRLERLVPVIEKCGRAATLS; this is encoded by the coding sequence ATGAAACCTCTTACACTTCAGGAAATGTGCAAGGCCATCGGCGGCCGGGTTTACGGCGAAATCAAGTTTCCGCGTGTGACGAGCGTGACGACGGATTCACGATCGCTCCAGCCGGAATCGCTTTTTTTTGCGATCAAAGGGGATCATTTCGACGGCCACGACTTCGTCGAGGAGGTGCTCAGGAAGGGGGCAACCGCGGCCGTCGTGTCGGATGCGCGACGATACCCGGAACCGCTCCGAACGACCGGTCGCCTGATTGAGGTTGACGATACGACGATCGCGCTGGGGCGACTGGCGTCGTGGTATCGGCGGCAGATTCCGGCGCAGGTCGTCGCGGTTTTCGGCAGCAATGGCAAAACGACCACGAAAGACATGATCCACGCGGTGTTGTCTTCCCGGAAGCGGGGCAAAGCGGCTGCCGCGAGCTTCAATAACCACATTGGCGTGCCGATCACGCTGCTCTCCGCCGAGCCGTCGGATGAGTATCTTGTAGTCGAAATCGGAACCAATCATCCGGGAGAAATTGCGTCGCTGGCGCGAATCGCCGCGCCGGACATGGCGATTGTGACCAGCATCGGGGAGGAGCATCTCGAAGGCTTCGGCGACCTGGAGGGCGTCGCGGCGGAGGAGTTTTCATTCCTTCCGTTCATGCAGGGTCGGCCGTTCGTGGCGATGAGCGACCAGGCAGCGGAATTTGCACCGAGCGGCCGCGCGAGAGATCCTAATCGCACGATGATCGTTTACGGCACATCGGAGACATGCGATCTTCGGGCAACCGACATAAGCCAGGGCATGCACGGTCAGGATTTTCTCGTGAACGGGCGCTTCGAGTACCACGTTCCGTTGATCGGGCGTCACAACGTGTTGAATTCGATGGCGGCCATCGCAATCGGCCAGCGATTTCGGGTGGAACAGGCAGACATCGCCGCGGCGCTTAATGGATTCGTGGCTCCGAAAATGCGCATGCAGGGCGTGCAACAAGGCTCCCTATACCTGATTAACGACGCCTACAACGCCAATCCGAGCAGTATGAAGGCGGCCATCGAGGCCTTGGACGCCATCGCGCGGCCAGGGCGTCGCGTCCTGGTTCTGGGCGATATGCGTGAACTCGGGGAGCAGAGCACGCGATGTCATCAGAAAGTCGGTCGTGAGGCCGGAACGTCTTCCGCCAATGTGATTGTGACCGTCGGAAACATGGCGCGGGTGATGGCTGATGGCGCCACCTCAGCGGCAGGAACGAGTAAACGTATCTACCCTTTTCCGACGATTGAATCTTTGATGGACAAATTGCCGGACCTGCTCGAACCGGGCGACAACGTGCTGCTGAAGGCATCGCGCGGGACCCGATTGGAGCGATTGGTGCCGGTCATTGAGAAATGCGGTCGAGCGGCGACTCTTTCGTAA